AAATTTTTTACATGCAAAATCGGAGTCTTGGCATACATGCTTTCTTGTTCCGACTTCCGTAATTCCGGATTTTCTTCCAGACTGCGAATTAATCCTTCAACAGAAATATTTGTTTCGGTGATGGTGTCATTGTCGTCGCTCGACATAAAATCGCTTACCGTAGGAAGTTTTCGCAAGCGCCTTCCGAGTTTTGGACGGCATGCCAATAAACCTTTCGTGTAAGGATGTTGTGGATTGGTAAAAATATCGAGCACGGTTCCCTGTTCAACAATTTTCCCTTTGTACATTACCACTACACGATCCGCTAATTCAGCTATAACACCCAGGTCGTGGGTGATGAAAATAATTCCAAGATTATTCTTCACCTGTAAATCATTCATCAGGTCAAGAATGGTCTTTTGTACGGTTACATCCAGCGCAGTGGTCGGTTCATCCGCAATGAGAATATCCGGATTACAACTCATCGCCATCGCAATCATTACACGCTGTTTTTGTCCGCCCGATAACTGGTGTGGATAGGCGTCGAAAATTCGTTCGGGACGTGGAAGTTTTACTTGTTTAAACAATTCGATTACGCGTCCTTTTGCCAGTGCTCTGCTTTTTGAAAAAACGGAATAGAAAATACCGCCGCCAATTAATGCAAAGCCTGCACAAGCTAAAATCAGGGAAACCACAGGAGCCATTCCTTCCGATACAAACGTGATCAGGGAAAAGAAAAATGCAACAGTAGAAGCGAGATAAAAAAGATTGCGGTGCGATTCTAAAAAATAGCGCAGCTTACTTAATTCGGGAAAGGATTCATGTTTCAGAATGGCTTCGGTAACCTGATCACCACAGGTGAGAACAGGATTCAGCGAGGTCATGGGCTCCTGGAAAATCATCGCCAGTTTGTTACCGCGATAGGATTGCATTTGCTTTTCGGTAGCCTGTAATAAATCAAGCGGTCCCTTTTGCGCATCATGGTAAATAATCTGACCACCGGAAATTTTCCCCGGGGGACTCGGAATCAATCGCATCGCCGAGAGGGAAGTCACCGATTTACCAGATCCGGATTCACCCACTATACCAATGGTTTCACCCTTGTGAAGGACAAAAGAAACATCGTTTACCGCTTTGGTAACAACACCATCACTGGTGAATTCAGTCACCAGATTTCGCACTTCCAATATGGGTTCCTTTGCCATGGCAGGTTTTATTCTGAGGAGGCTAAAAATAAACTTATTTGGCAATAAGAACAAATGAAGTTGGTTCCCTTAGACGAGTAGCGCTTTTCGGCCTTTGGATTCCAATAAAATCACTGATTTTGAATGGGGCAAACAGGCAGTATTTTAGGTTCCGGGCATTGCGGGAACCCCTTTAGAGACCTATTTTTGCTGCTCAATTAGAAAAAATCATGGAAAATCAGGTAAAGATTGGTCTGTTTGGCTTCGGATGTGTGGGGCAGGGATTGTATGATGTTTTATCCCAAAGCAGGGGATTTAAAACTCAGATCAAGAAAATTGTGGTGAAGGATAAAAACAAAAAGAGAAGTCTTCCCGAACATTTGTTTTCGTTTGATAAAAATGAAATCCTGAACGATCCGGAAATTAATCTGGTGGTGGAGTTGATCGACAATGCGGCTGATGCTTTTGAAATTGTTTCTACAGCACTCAGGAAGGGGAAAAACGTAGTGAGCGCAAATAAAAAAATGATTGCGGAAAATTTTGAAGAATTAGTCCGCATTCAAAATGAATACGGCACATCATTGCTTTACGAGGCTTCATCTTGCGGATCCATTCCCATTGTGCGGAATCTGGAAGAGTATTACGACAATGAATTACTTCGTGCGGTGAGCGGAATTTTTAATGGTTCTTCTAATTACATCCTCACTAAAGTGCAGAATGAAAATCTCGATTACGCCACTGCTTTACATCAGGCACAGGAACTTGGCTTTGCAGAGAGTAATCCGAAACTGGATGTGGAAGGATATGATGCCAAGTTTAAGTTGATTATTGTGGCCGGACATACCTTCGGCGTTTTCGCAAAACCGGAAGAAGTTTTAAATCTCGGCATTCAAAATCTTGCACTGGGTGATGTTGATTTTGCAAAATCGCGCGATAAACGAATCCGCCTGGTAGCAAATACATTTCAACTCGATGATGAACGCATTACCTTATTTGTAACACCGCGACTGGTAGGGAAAGAAGATCAGTTGTACAATGTGAATAATGAATACAATGCCGTAATTCTTGAAGCTGCATTTTCCGATAAGCAATTGTTTGTAGGTAAAGGAGCGGGCGGACATCCAACCGGTTCTGCAGTTCTCTCGGATATTTCTGCAAACACCTATCAATACCGTTACGAGTACAAAAAATTTCATCAGACTTCCCGTTTTGCCTATTCCACAGATTTGGAACTCGAAGTTTATCTCCGTTCGAATGATCCAAAATTATTTGATGAACTCCATTTTACTTCCATCTCCGAAAAAGGAATCAATTATGTCACCGGAGTGAATTATGTCATCGGTGTGCTTTCACTTAAATCATTGATTGAAAATAAAGAAAGAATTAACCAGTCAGGAGCATTCCTTGCTGCCACCGGAGAGGTTATTCTTGGAGAGGGAACGCAAAAAGAAAAATTGCATCTCACCGAAAACGTAGGGGTGAATTAAACTCAGCCTTGCACAAAGTGAAACTGGATCGATTCTAAAATAGGAATTAAACCTGCGAAGAAAAATTCAACAGCAATAACCATTACGATTAATCCCATAATACGCATCAGGACTTTATTTCCTGTTTCTCCAAGGAACTTCTGAATACCGGCCGCACCAAAGAGTGATACGAGCGTGATCAGCATTACGACAAACATCGCTGCAATCACTGTTATTTTTGCACCTGCATCTTGTGCATCGTTCATGAGAATGATGGAATTGGTAATGGCACCCGGACCACAAATCATGGGTATGCCAAGAGGTGTAATGGAAATGTCGGTAATGTATTCTTTCACGGTTTCAGAATCCATTTTTGTACGGATCAAGCGGGCCTGCAACATATCCCAACCCATGATAAAAAATAAGATTCCGCCTACAATCCGGAATCCATTGGCAGAAATGCCAAAAAAATCAAAGATGAATTTACCCGCAAATGCAAATATCACCATGGTGAGAAAAGCGGTAATACTGGCTTTAATGGCGGTGCGGCGTTTGTTGGCTGCATCGAGACTCGCCGTCATGGTCATGTACACCGGTATCAGGCTAAAAGGATTGATGATGGTGATAAAAGTGGTAAAGACCAACAGGAATAAATCGGCGGAGAAGGACATGAATTCTCAAATTTTTGGCAAATATCAGAATTTAGCCGGTACAAATGAGCATCCGAAAGGCTACATTTGTAAGGATGGACATGCAAAAACTTTCACTGGTAGTAATTACGTTCAACGAAGAGCGTAATATCCGCCGTTGTTTGGAAAGCGTGGCCGGACTGGCGGATGAAATTGTAATTGTGGATTCCGGTTCAACAGATTCTACTTTGCAAATCGCTGAGGAATTTTCTGCTCGTATTGTTCAGCAGAAATGGCTTGGCTATTCAGAACAAAAAAATTCAGGTAATCAACTTGCATTGCACGATTGGATATTATCTCTCGATGCAGATGAAGCTTTGAGTCCCGACTTAAAAGCGGAAATCATTCAAATTAAAAATTCAGGCTTCAAAGGCGTTTATGAATTTCCACGCTTAACCAATTACTGCGGAACATTTGTTCGTCACGGCGGCTGGTACCCCGATTATAAAGTCCGCATTTTTAATCGGAAAAACGTATGCTGGCAAGGCACCATACACGAAACACTCAAGGGATTTTCAACAACTGATATTACGCGATTAAAAGGCGATTGTTTGCATTTTTCATACTATACCATTCAGGAACATATTCGTCAAACCGAAAAATTTACGGATCTGTCGGCGCAGGATTTGTTTGCTAAAAATAAAAACGTGAGCTGGATTAAATCGGTATTTTCCCCCATGGCACGTTTTGTTTCAGGTTATTTTTTTAAGTTGGGATTTTTAGATGGTAAAGCCGGATTTTATATAGCGAAAATTTCGGCGATGTCGACACGTTTGAAATACAAAAAATTAAAATCACTTTATTCCAAATGAAACAAATCATCCTCGAAATGGAAAAATTGAAACACCTCGAAACGGGGTTGGGACAATTTTGTTTTCATTTGGGGAATGAATTATTGCTTCAGCAACAGGAACAGTTTAAACTGAATTTTTTTCTTCCGGAACAAGCTGCAACTTTGTTTGATAAAAAGGTTGCTGTAAAATTCAGTAAGCAATGGAACAAACTGTTTATGCCGGGAGCATCGCGTTTTGATTTATGGCATATCCTGCATCAGGATTCGAAATACATTCCCGCTTCACCCAAAAAAATGGTGATCACGGTTCATGATTTAAATTTTTTGCAAAAATATTCAGGACGAAAACAACAATCGCGCTTGCAACAACTTCAATCCCGTATTGACCGTAGTTCCGGTGTGGCCGTAATTTCCAATTATACGGGTTCAGTTTTAAAAAATCATATTGAATTAAAGGATTGTCCGCTTCGCGTTATTTATAACGGAAATTCGTTAAAACAATTTCCCCATGCTCAGCGGCCGGGATTTATTCAGGAGGATCACCCTTTCTTTTTTGCATTAGGTGTTTTATCGCCACGTAAAAACTTTCATGTCTTGCCACCGCTCTTAAAACGCTTTCCTCATCACCGTTTGGTAATTGCAGGACCATCCCATTCTGAATACCCGCAACAAATTTTATCCGCCGCGAAAGCAGCAGGTGTATCATCGCGTTTGATTCTGGTAAATCAGATTACTGAAGAAGAAAAGTATTGGCTGTATGCGAATATGGATGCGTTTTTATTTCCATCGCTTGCAGAAGGATTCGGTCTCCCTGTGGTGGAGGCAATGAGTTTGGGTAAACCGGTATTCCTTTCAAACTTAACTTCATTACCGGAAGTAGGAGGAGAAATGGCGTTTTATTTTAAAAATTTCGATGCAGAGGAAATGGCCAATCAACTGGAAGCAGGATTGCATAAAGTCGCGCACATTTCCGATTATTCTTCATTGGTAAAACAACACGCCCATCAATTTTCCTGGCAAAATGCTGCAAAGGAATACCTGAATTTTTATTCAGAGGTTTTATCCTGAAGTTCGGGCATCTGGTAATAGAACAAAGCTCCCAGGAAACAAAAATAAGCTACACCGGCCTGCGTTTCCAGGGTGTCTTCCGTTAACAGAGAAATGATCGCACCGGTATAAAAAATTAAAAACATCAGGTTTCCGGTTTCCCATGCTTTAACAAAGGGAAGGGCAAGATAAATCAGAAACAACATGATGCCAATTATTCCAAAGGCAACACCTATGGCTAAAAACTGATTATGCGATCGCAATCGGTTGGATGGTGGAAGCAAGGAATGGTTCGCTTCGTATTGTGCATTAAATGCCAATTGTGCATCACCGGTTCCAACTCCAATCAAAGGATGATTTTGGATGATTTGTGTAGCGGTTTGCCAGAATTCCAGTCGTTGAGTCACCGAATTTCCGGTAGCGTTTTTATAATAGCGATACACATCAAATTCAAAAAATACTTGCTCAATGCGTTTTCTTAATCCTCGTGTTTTAGTGTAGTTGATGTTCGCAATTCCGTTTTCAATATTCCGGATGTCTTCATCGCTTAATTGACTGATACCGTCAAGATCTTTTTTTAATCCTTTGGAGGTCATGTAGCGAATCAACGTTTGCGAAAGAGCCTGGTTTTTTTTATCGAGACTATCATAGGGAATGGAGGAACGCTGATTCCATCCTTTTTTTAATTCGGCGTAGCACACATTGCTCCAGGTGTAATATCCGTTTTCCATCATGTCATTATCGAGTTGATGATGGTACATTTCTCCTCGTGGTGTAAATTCCGGAAGGTTGTTTCGGGTTTCTTTTGGTGTACGGAATTCAATAAAAACGCTGCGGACAAATAAAAAGGCAACTAATGCGATGAGTAGGAGTGAAAATCCGAAGGTTGCTTTTACCCATCGCTTGCCGGAATGCATAATTTGATAGAAAATATAAAACAACATGCTTGCACTCAACACAGAATAAGCAGTGGCCGATTCCAGAATGTAAAGGAAGTAGAGCAACCATGCAATTAAAAAAGGCGCGATAATTTTTTCCGATTTTTCCCCAATAAAAATCCAGCGAACCATTACCAAAATTGCGGTTGAAATCACCAGTGATAAGCGGATATGCGATACAAAAGGAGAGATATTTCTCACGTCACTGATGTCGCGCGACGATGGAAAAATTTCTAAATAAATTCCGGTAGAAATCAAGGTGGAAACTACAGTGGCAGCGACAAACAGACGCATTAAAATTTTAAACTGATGTTTGCTTAGTTGCGGAAGTGCGGCGAGTAAAACCGGGAATAAAAGAATCGGAAGTTTAATGCGAAGATCATTAAAGGCAAATGCATAATCGGTGGACCAGCATAAACCAATCAGGTGAATTCCAAAAAAACAGGCAGCGGCAATCAGATAGGTATCCTGCTTTACTTTTTTGAGTTGTTGCAGGGGATTACCATAAAGCAGAAAAGCGAGAGCTAATCCTATTGATCCCAGGCTCATCAGGAACACGGATGTGCTTAATCCCACGCATAATGCAATTAACGCGGCATAATGTACCGGAAAGGCTAATTTCTGCAACAAGGAGAGTTATTTCTTATCGGTTTTGATGCTTCCGTTAAGAATACCCTTATAACGAGAAGGGTCATTAAATATTTTAATGGCTTCAATAATTTCCGGATCGGTGCGCAGGGTGTGTTCTATTTTGCCGTTTTGGTAGTAATAACGACCCACAATTTCCGATTCGATGAATTCAATGATCTCGTCTTTAAAACGCATTAAGTCGGTTTCTTTGCTGGGTTGTACTTTTTTAAGCAAGGCCTCAAATTCCGATTCGGCTCCCTGAAAATATTTTTCGCGCTCGGCTGTTTTTTTCAGCTCTTCGAATTTTTCTTCGCTCATGGTCTTGTACGAGTATTCTTTGTTTTTTACAAAAGCAAGAAAATCGTTGTATTGAGCATCCGTAAAACGGAATTCTTTGGCATTCGTAATCGAATTGTTTTCACGGTGAAACTTAGTGGCGTAATCGAAAATAATATTCTGGGCATAAAGACTGGCAACGATTCGACTGTATTCCTTCATCTCAACATTCACATCCGGATCAATACCTCTTCCGTCAAAAACTTCCCGGCCATTTTTGGTTTTGAATTTTTTAATCAATGAATCAGAAACTACCGTCGCTTTTCCGCTTTGGTCTTTGTGACTGTAATCTAATTTCTGAATACATCTTCCGCTTGGAGTATAATATTTAGCTACGGTCAATTTCATCATGCTGTTGTAGGGTAGCGTACGCGTTTGTTGCACCAGACCTTTTCCGTAGGAACGCTGTCCAACTACTACACCACGGTCCAGATCCTGAATGGAACCGGATACAATTTCAGAGGCAGAGGCGGATCCTTCATCAATTAAAACCACTAATGGCATGTTTAAATCCAGTGGTTCTTCCTTGGCAGGATAAACAGCATTCATATTCGGCATCCGGCCTTTTTGGCGAACAATTTCTGTTCCACGTGGGACAAAAATATTGACAATTGCCACTGCTTCAGTCAGCAATCCACCACCGTTTCCGCGCAAATCAAAAACCAGTTGTTTCATGCCGTGTTTTTCTTTCAGATTTTTAAATGCATCCTTTACTTCGGCGCTCGCTGTATTGGTAAAACTATTCAGTTTGATGTATCCGGTTTGTTGATCAATCATGCCGTAATAAGGAACATCTTTAATTTTTATTTCTTCACGCACCAGTGTTTTTTCCATGAAGCCTTCGGTTCCTTCACGTTTGACTTTTAATTTTAAACTTGTACCGGGAGCACCTTTTAAAAAGCGACTCACTTCATCACTGGTCATTCCTTTGATTGACTTCCCGTCAATTTCATAAATCATATCACCGGCAATCAGACCGGCTTTCATCGCAGGATATCCTTCATAAGGTTCCGCCACTTGCGAATACTCCCCGTTTTTGCGAATAACAGCACCGATACCACCATATTGACCTGTAGTCATAAAGCGATAATCTTCAATGTCCGATTCAGGATAAAAAACGGTATAAGGATCCAATGATTCCAGCATGGCGTCAATACCATCTTTCATCAATTTTCCGGGCATAGGCTCATCAACGTAATACGCATTCAACTCCTTATACACCGCACCGAAAATCTCGATGTTTTTCGACATCTCAAATTCATTCGAGGGAACCGGACGAAAAGAATATCCGACTATACCCGAAATTGCTGCCAATAGGCCTACGATAAGAAATTGTTTACTGCGCTTCATGTTCTGTATTCAAATTTTTAGAAGAATTAAGCTCTTCTGTCAAACGTTGTAAAAGTAAGATTATTTTACGGCTAACCGTTTCCCATTCGGGATGCTCATTGCCTGTGAACAGGATCGCCAAAGCAATATGCTTATCCGATTTGTCAAGAGCATCATACAAAATGCCTTTGTTTAACCGATAAGCTTCCCGCATTTGCCGTTTAATCCGGTTCCGGTCGTGAGCCCGTTTAAATTTCCGTTTCGGAACTGTAAACAAAACCTGTGCCTTGGCTTCCGCATCGGCATGCACCCAAAACAAACGAAAGGGAAAAGCATTGATGAACTTTTTTTCCATAAAAAGTGCATCGATGGATTTTTTGCTGCAAAGCCTTTCCGTTTTACGGAATGTGTTCAATGGAGAAATGTTTATGCCACAAGATAAGCAACTAATGCCATCTTTCTGGTTTCGCAATGGGAAATAAGAGGGGAGGAATTATTTTTCCTTATCGTTTTTTATAAAATGCTCAATCGCCATTGTCATACTCGGAGCATTGGGCATCGGTGCCTGAACGTCTAAGCGTAAACCGGCCGACTTAACAGCGGCTGCAGTGGTAGCCCCAAATGCAGCAATCCTGGTTTTATTCTGCTTGAACTTTGGAAAATTCTTTAACAGCGATTCAATTCCTTGTGGCGAAAAGAATACCAGCATGTCGTACTTAATATCTGCCAGATCACTCAGGTCACTGGCTACCGTGCGGTACATGATGGATTTGGTGTATTTGATATTGTGCTGGTCCAGTACGTCGGTGATTTCCTGCTTGTGGATGTCGGAACAGGGAAGAAGAAATACTTCGTCTTTATGTTTCTTTATCACATCCAGTAACTCAATAAATTTCTGTTTGCCGTGAAAAATTTTGCGTTTGCGGTAAACCACATATTTCTGCAGGTAATAAGCAGTCGATTCGCTGATGCAAAAATATTTCATTGTATCGGGAACGGTATAACGAAGCTCTTTACAAACACGGAAAAAATGATCCACGGCATTACGACTCGTCATAATCACTGCAGTGTGTTCCTGGATACTTACTTTTTCTTTACGCAGGTCTTTACTGTCAACACCTTCCACATGGATAAATGGACGAAAGTCAACCTTAAGCTTGTGCTTTTTTGCCAGCTCCGCATAAGGGTTCTTCTCCGATTCCGGAGGAGCCTGAGAAACGAGAATCGTTTTGATCGCCAAAGCAGTAAATTTTATATCCGTTCCTAATAGTTGTCGGCTAATCAGCCAATTTTGCTCACCAACACCTTTATCGTTACGATTAAGGGCAGGATTTCAAGCGCGCAAAGATATAAAAAAATAAAAACAACACCACTCCCTGCATTTAGTCCGGCAAGAATTCCCCTTCCAATCCGGTAGAGGTAGATCATAAGAAACAAGGAACCGGCAATGAGCAGCGACGGAACAAAAAGGTAATCAGGACCAAAACTGGCCAGAATGGCGAAAGGAAGGAGTAAAATCCCGGTTATTTCAGGAAAAAGTAACAAGGCATACCGGTTTTCAGTTAAGCCCCCGTCTTCCCCAATAATAAATTGGGTAATCAGATGTATGATGCTTTTGATCAGTAGAAAAAGAAACAATGCGCCACTAATGATTAAAAATTCTAAAAAATCGGGCAGGTTCAACCAGGAAATGGAGAAAAAGTGCAAGGCCCAAAAAATTAATAATCCCCCGCTAAAGGCATAGTTCAATAAGAAGGTAATCGAGAAGGGGTGACTTAAAACCAACTCCTCCCGCATCAGTTGCTTCATGTATCGGGCAGAAATAAATGCGTCGGTGAGTTGACGAAATTTATTGTGATAACCTAACCTTAAAACAGCAACCGTGCCTACCAAAAGGGTCAATAAAACAAACATCCATACATCATTCCCCTTTTTCACTTCGTGAAGCTGAAGTCCGCTTCCCCAATCCAGCGATTGTTCAAGACTGCTTTTCATGTTGATCAGGGCAGAACTGTCGGGTTTTTCTGGTAAGAGCGAACCCTTGCCCAAAAGAACAAATGGAGCGCTTTCTTGTTGTAAACTGTCAATACCCGGCATGGGGTCAAAAATAGACATATTGCCGATAACAAGTGTGTAAGTCCGACTGTGATTTTTTTAGTTATTTTTGTCGCAAACAGTTAAAAAATGGCAAAGACCGATTTATTCCAGGCTCCCGATTATTATCAGCTCGACGATTTGCTTACCGACGAACATAAAATGGTTCGCGATGCAGCACGTGCATGGGTGAAAAAAGAAGTTTCACCAATTATTGAGGAGCATTATGAAAAAGCAACCTTCCCTCACAATGTGGTTAAAGGATTAGCCGAAGTCGGCGCATTCGGACCCTATATTCCAACTGAATATGGCGGTGCAGGATTAGATCAGATTTCATACGGATTAATCATGCAGGAATTAGAGCGTTGCGATAGCGGATTACGTTCTACTGCTTCAGTTCAAAGTTCATTGGTGATGTATCCGATTTATAAATTCGGATCGGAAGAACAAAAAAAGAAATACCTGCCAAAACTGGCATCCGGTGAATGGATCGGATGTTTCGGATTAACAGAGCCCGACTACGGATCCAATCCGGGTGGAATGATCACCAATTTTAAAGACGCCGGCGATCATGTTATCCTTAACGGAGCAAAAATGTGGATCAGCAATGCACCCTTTGCACAAATTGCAGTGGTTTGGGCAAAAGATGAAAGCGGAAGAATTCACGGTTTAATCGTTGAACGCGGAATGGAAGGATTTTCCACTCCCGAAATGCACGGTAAATGGAGTTTGCGCGCATCGGCCACCGGTGAATTGATTTTTAATAATGTGAAAGTACCAAAAGCAAATATCCTTCCCGGTAAATCAGGACTCGGTGCTCCTTTAAGCTGTCTCGATTCGGCACGTTTCGGAATTGCCTGGGGTGCAATTGGTGCAGCAATGGATTGCTACGATTCAGCATTAAGATATTCCATGGAACGCATTCAGTTCGATGTTCCTATTGCAGCGTTTCAGTTGACGCAAAAAAAATTAGCTGAGATGTTAACCGAAATTACAAAAGCGCAATTGCTCACCTGGAGATTAGGTGTATTGCGTAATGAAGGAAGAGCAACATCTGCGCAAATTTCAATGGCAAAACGAAACAATGTGCATATGGCAATTTCCATTGCAAGAGAAGCGCGACAAATTCACGGAGCGATGGGTATTACCAATGAATATTCCATTATGCGTCATATGATGAATCTGGAATCGGTTATCACTTACGAAGGAACACATGATGTTCACTTGCTGATTACCGGTGCCGATATCACAGGAATCTCTGCATTCAAAACAGCGCCTTTGTCGAAAT
This genomic interval from Flavobacteriales bacterium contains the following:
- a CDS encoding acyl-CoA dehydrogenase family protein, with protein sequence MAKTDLFQAPDYYQLDDLLTDEHKMVRDAARAWVKKEVSPIIEEHYEKATFPHNVVKGLAEVGAFGPYIPTEYGGAGLDQISYGLIMQELERCDSGLRSTASVQSSLVMYPIYKFGSEEQKKKYLPKLASGEWIGCFGLTEPDYGSNPGGMITNFKDAGDHVILNGAKMWISNAPFAQIAVVWAKDESGRIHGLIVERGMEGFSTPEMHGKWSLRASATGELIFNNVKVPKANILPGKSGLGAPLSCLDSARFGIAWGAIGAAMDCYDSALRYSMERIQFDVPIAAFQLTQKKLAEMLTEITKAQLLTWRLGVLRNEGRATSAQISMAKRNNVHMAISIAREARQIHGAMGITNEYSIMRHMMNLESVITYEGTHDVHLLITGADITGISAFKTAPLSK